The Corynebacterium comes genome window below encodes:
- the rplL gene encoding 50S ribosomal protein L7/L12: MAKLTKDELIEAFKEMTLIELSEFVKEFEEVFEVTAAAPVAVAAAGAAGGEAAAEEQSEFDVVLEDAGAKKIGVIKAVRELVSGLGLKEAKELVESAPKAIIEGASKEDAEAAKAKLEEAGAKVTLK, from the coding sequence ATGGCTAAGCTCACCAAGGACGAGCTCATTGAGGCCTTCAAGGAGATGACCCTGATCGAGCTCTCTGAGTTCGTCAAGGAATTCGAAGAGGTCTTCGAGGTCACCGCTGCCGCTCCCGTCGCCGTCGCCGCTGCAGGCGCCGCTGGTGGAGAGGCCGCTGCTGAGGAGCAGAGCGAGTTCGACGTCGTGCTCGAAGATGCCGGCGCCAAGAAGATCGGCGTGATCAAGGCTGTCCGCGAGCTCGTCTCCGGCCTGGGCCTGAAGGAAGCCAAGGAGCTCGTCGAGAGCGCACCGAAGGCCATCATCGAGGGCGCTTCCAAGGAAGATGCAGAGGCTGCCAAGGCCAAGCTCGAAGAGGCCGGCGCCAAGGTCACCCTCAAGTAA
- a CDS encoding DUF3068 domain-containing protein has protein sequence MLPKSRLLSFLLISVGITLLVAGLVAPRFLHEDSRLPLDLKATTWTLTDDEAQTRLMTDPGGRVLEVPVSRQLHMEIQNPAGEETATLRVGETLMRDSQQEELDRLITAEVWTFAVDRATGQFTTPATLTDQLASPVSEVPVEGVWLKFPSGAEQTTYEVFDPELRQTRPAEFVEELDMNGRTVYRYRQEIGSTNVAELYASPFNTTTFPDEERGYLFHSVTRDILVDRVSGLVVEIREDVDAYYGTVDGEKREQVLLFEGRMAQEQIDAHLGEAAEIRDPALVDTVRQVVIGIGAVLALLGLVGAFGVFGGRRRR, from the coding sequence ATGCTGCCAAAGTCCCGTCTCCTCTCTTTCCTCCTGATCAGCGTGGGCATCACGCTGCTGGTGGCGGGTCTGGTGGCCCCTCGTTTCCTCCACGAGGACAGCCGGCTCCCGCTGGATCTGAAGGCCACGACGTGGACGCTCACCGACGACGAGGCACAGACGCGGCTGATGACCGATCCGGGTGGACGTGTGCTCGAGGTGCCTGTCTCGCGTCAGTTGCACATGGAGATCCAGAACCCCGCGGGTGAAGAGACCGCGACGCTGCGGGTGGGGGAGACCCTGATGCGTGACAGTCAGCAGGAGGAGCTGGACAGGCTCATCACCGCCGAGGTGTGGACCTTCGCCGTGGACCGCGCCACCGGCCAGTTCACCACTCCGGCGACCCTCACCGATCAGCTGGCGAGCCCGGTGAGCGAAGTTCCGGTGGAGGGCGTGTGGCTGAAATTCCCCTCCGGAGCCGAGCAGACCACCTATGAGGTGTTCGACCCCGAACTGCGGCAGACCCGCCCGGCGGAGTTCGTCGAGGAGCTCGACATGAACGGCCGCACCGTTTACCGCTACCGGCAGGAGATCGGGTCGACCAACGTGGCGGAGCTCTACGCCTCTCCCTTCAACACCACCACCTTCCCGGACGAGGAGCGGGGTTATCTCTTCCACTCGGTCACCCGGGACATCCTCGTGGACCGCGTCTCAGGCCTGGTGGTGGAGATCCGGGAGGACGTGGACGCCTACTACGGCACGGTCGACGGGGAGAAGCGCGAGCAGGTGCTCCTCTTCGAGGGGCGGATGGCGCAGGAGCAGATCGACGCTCACCTCGGGGAGGCCGCCGAGATCCGGGACCCCGCGCTCGTGGACACCGTGCGTCAGGTGGTCATCGGAATCGGCGCGGTCCTGGCGCTGCTGGGGCTGGTGGGTGCGTTCGGTGTGTTCGGGGGACGGCGGCGTCGATAA
- the rpoB gene encoding DNA-directed RNA polymerase subunit beta: MLEGPILAVSRQTKSVADIPGTPKRYSFSKNAEPIEVPGLLDLQRESFAWLIGTPEWRARQQEERGPEAHVTSGLEDILDELSPIQDYSENMSLSLSAPRFEDVKHTIDECKDKDINYSAPLYVTAEFINNETQEIKSQTVFIGDFPMMTEKGTFIVNGTERVVVSQLVRSPGVYFDQTIDKSTERPLHSVKVIPSRGAWLEFDVDKRDTVGVRIDRKRRQPVTVLLKALGWTTEQIKERFGFSEIMMSTLESDGVANVDEALLEIYRKQRPGEQPTRDLARSLLDNSFFRAKRYDLAKVGRYKVNRKLGLGGDHDGLMTLTEEDIATTLEYLVRLHTGERAMTSPTGETIPVNTDDIDHFGNRRLRTVGELIQNQVRVGLSRMERVVRERMTTQDAESITPTSLINVRPVSAAIREFFGTSQLSQFMDQNNSLSGLTHKRRLSALGPGGLSRERAGIEVRDVHPSHYGRMCPIETPEGPNIGLIGSLSSYARVNAFGFIETPYLKIVDGKVTDEVHYLTADEEDRYAIGQASVERDGEGNITSDRIEVRVKDGDIAVTDAKGVDFIDVSARQMVSVATAMIPFLEHDDANRALMGANMQRQAVPLVRAEAPYVGTGMEKRAAYDAGDMVITPKSGVVENVSADLITIMDDEGIRDTYLLRKFERTNQGTCYNQTPLVNMGERVEAGQVIADGPGTHNGEMSLGRNLLVAFMPWEGHNYEDAIILNQRIVEEDILTSIHIEEHEIDARDTKLGAEEITREIPNVSEDVLRDLDDRGIVRIGADVRAGDILVGKVTPKGETELTPEERLLRAIFGEKAREVRDTSMKVPHGENGKVIGVRRFAREDDDDLAPGVNEMIRVHVAQKRKIQDGDKLAGRHGNKGVVGKILPPEDMPFMPDGTPVDIILNTHGVPRRMNIGQVLEIHLGWLAAAGWTVDPAAIENAELIETLPEELYDVPANSLTATPVFDGASNQEIAGLLANSRPNRDGDVMVDANGKAMLFDGRSGEPFPYPVSVGYMYLLKLHHLVDEKIHARSTGPYSMITQQPLGGKAQFGGQRFGEMEVWAMQAYGAAYTLQELLTIKSDDVVGRVKVYEAIVKGENIPDPGIPESFKVLLKELQSLCLNVEVLAADGTPMELSGDDDDDLDGGGSSLGINLSHDERSDVDAS; this comes from the coding sequence GTGCTGGAAGGACCCATCTTGGCAGTCTCCCGCCAGACCAAGTCAGTGGCCGACATCCCCGGAACTCCCAAGCGTTATTCGTTCTCGAAGAACGCTGAGCCGATTGAGGTTCCGGGTCTCCTTGACCTGCAGCGTGAATCCTTCGCATGGCTGATCGGTACGCCCGAGTGGCGCGCCCGCCAGCAGGAGGAGCGTGGGCCGGAAGCCCACGTCACCAGTGGTCTCGAGGACATTCTCGACGAGCTCAGCCCGATCCAGGACTACTCCGAGAACATGTCCCTCTCCCTGTCCGCTCCGCGATTCGAGGATGTCAAGCACACCATCGATGAGTGCAAGGACAAGGACATCAACTACTCCGCACCACTGTATGTGACTGCTGAGTTCATCAACAACGAAACCCAGGAGATCAAGTCCCAGACCGTCTTCATCGGTGACTTCCCGATGATGACCGAGAAGGGCACGTTCATCGTCAACGGCACCGAGCGTGTCGTGGTCTCCCAGCTCGTCCGCTCTCCCGGTGTGTACTTCGATCAGACGATCGACAAGTCCACCGAGCGTCCGCTGCACTCCGTCAAGGTCATCCCGTCGCGTGGTGCGTGGCTGGAGTTCGACGTGGACAAGCGCGACACCGTCGGCGTCCGCATCGACCGCAAGCGTCGTCAGCCCGTCACCGTCCTGCTGAAGGCCCTGGGCTGGACCACCGAGCAGATCAAGGAACGCTTCGGCTTCTCCGAGATCATGATGTCCACCCTCGAGTCCGATGGTGTGGCCAACGTCGACGAGGCTCTGCTGGAGATCTACCGCAAGCAGCGTCCGGGCGAGCAGCCCACCCGCGATCTCGCGCGCTCCCTGCTCGACAACTCCTTCTTCCGCGCGAAGCGCTACGACCTGGCCAAGGTCGGCCGCTACAAGGTCAACCGCAAGCTCGGCCTCGGCGGCGACCACGACGGTCTGATGACCCTGACCGAAGAAGACATCGCCACCACCCTCGAGTACCTGGTTCGCCTTCACACCGGTGAGCGCGCCATGACCTCGCCGACCGGTGAGACCATCCCGGTGAACACCGACGACATCGACCACTTCGGCAACCGTCGTCTGCGTACCGTGGGTGAGCTCATCCAGAACCAGGTCCGCGTCGGCCTGTCCCGCATGGAGCGTGTCGTGCGCGAGCGCATGACCACCCAGGACGCGGAGTCCATCACCCCGACCTCGCTGATCAACGTCCGTCCGGTCTCGGCCGCGATCCGCGAGTTCTTCGGCACCTCCCAGCTGTCCCAGTTCATGGACCAGAACAACTCGCTGTCGGGTCTGACCCACAAGCGTCGTCTGTCTGCCCTCGGCCCGGGCGGTCTGTCCCGTGAGCGTGCCGGCATCGAGGTCCGGGACGTGCACCCGTCCCACTACGGCCGCATGTGCCCGATTGAGACTCCTGAGGGCCCGAACATCGGTCTGATCGGTTCGCTCTCGTCCTACGCGCGCGTCAACGCCTTCGGTTTCATCGAGACCCCGTACCTCAAGATCGTCGACGGCAAGGTCACCGATGAGGTTCACTACCTCACCGCTGACGAGGAGGACCGTTACGCCATCGGTCAGGCCTCCGTCGAGCGTGACGGTGAAGGCAACATCACCTCCGACCGCATCGAGGTCCGTGTGAAGGACGGCGACATCGCCGTCACCGACGCCAAGGGCGTCGACTTCATCGACGTCTCCGCACGTCAGATGGTCTCCGTGGCCACCGCCATGATTCCGTTCCTCGAGCACGATGACGCCAACCGTGCCCTCATGGGTGCGAACATGCAGCGTCAGGCCGTTCCCCTGGTCCGCGCCGAGGCCCCCTACGTGGGCACCGGCATGGAGAAGCGCGCCGCCTACGACGCCGGTGACATGGTCATCACGCCGAAGTCCGGCGTCGTCGAGAACGTCTCCGCCGACCTGATCACCATCATGGACGACGAAGGCATCCGCGACACCTACCTGCTGCGCAAGTTCGAGCGCACCAACCAGGGCACCTGCTACAACCAGACGCCGCTGGTCAACATGGGCGAGCGCGTCGAGGCCGGCCAGGTCATCGCCGACGGTCCGGGCACCCACAACGGTGAGATGTCGCTGGGACGTAACCTGCTGGTCGCGTTCATGCCGTGGGAGGGCCACAACTACGAGGATGCCATCATCCTCAACCAGCGCATCGTGGAGGAGGACATCCTCACCTCGATCCACATCGAGGAGCACGAGATCGATGCCCGCGACACCAAGCTGGGCGCCGAGGAGATCACCCGTGAGATCCCGAACGTCTCCGAGGACGTCCTGCGCGACCTCGACGACCGCGGCATCGTCCGCATCGGTGCTGACGTCCGTGCGGGCGACATTCTCGTGGGTAAGGTCACCCCGAAGGGCGAGACCGAGCTGACCCCGGAGGAGCGCCTGCTGCGCGCCATCTTCGGCGAGAAGGCCCGTGAGGTCCGTGACACCTCCATGAAGGTGCCGCACGGTGAGAACGGCAAGGTCATCGGTGTCCGTCGCTTCGCCCGTGAGGACGACGACGATCTGGCACCGGGCGTCAACGAGATGATCCGCGTTCACGTGGCCCAGAAGCGCAAGATCCAGGACGGCGACAAGCTCGCCGGCCGCCACGGCAACAAGGGCGTCGTGGGCAAGATCCTGCCGCCGGAGGACATGCCGTTCATGCCGGACGGCACCCCGGTGGACATCATCCTGAACACCCACGGTGTGCCGCGTCGTATGAACATCGGTCAGGTTCTGGAGATCCACCTCGGTTGGCTCGCCGCCGCCGGCTGGACCGTCGACCCGGCTGCCATTGAGAACGCCGAGCTGATCGAGACCCTCCCTGAGGAGCTCTACGACGTCCCGGCCAACTCGCTGACCGCCACCCCGGTCTTCGACGGCGCCTCCAACCAGGAGATCGCCGGCCTGCTCGCCAACTCCCGGCCGAACCGTGACGGCGACGTCATGGTCGACGCTAACGGCAAGGCGATGCTTTTCGACGGCCGCTCCGGCGAACCGTTCCCGTACCCGGTCTCCGTGGGCTACATGTACCTGCTCAAGCTCCACCACCTGGTGGACGAGAAGATCCACGCCCGCTCCACCGGTCCGTACTCCATGATCACCCAGCAGCCGCTCGGTGGTAAGGCCCAGTTCGGTGGCCAGCGCTTCGGTGAGATGGAGGTGTGGGCGATGCAGGCATACGGCGCCGCCTACACCCTGCAGGAGCTGCTGACGATCAAGTCCGATGACGTCGTCGGCCGTGTCAAGGTGTACGAGGCCATCGTCAAGGGCGAGAACATCCCGGATCCGGGTATCCCGGAGTCCTTCAAGGTTCTCCTCAAGGAGCTCCAGTCCCTGTGCCTGAACGTCGAGGTCCTCGCCGCCGACGGCACCCCGATGGAGCTGTCCGGTGACGATGACGACGATCTCGACGGCGGTGGATCCTCGCTGGGCATCAACCTGTCCCACGACGAGCGCTCCGACGTCGACGCCTCCTAA